The nucleotide window tccatttcaatattatcgcttgcacagtgctccttgggatgtttaaagcttgggaaatctttttgtatccaaatccggctttaaacttcttcacaacagtatctcggacctgcctggtgtgttccttgttcttcatgatgctctctgcgcttttaacggacctctgagactatcacagtgcaggtgcatttatacggagacttgattacacacaggtggattgtatttatcatcattagtcatttaggtcaacattggatcattcagagatcctcactgaacttctggagagagtttgctgcactgaaagtaaaggggctgaataattttgcacgcccaatttttcagtttttgatttgttaaaaaagttagaaatatccataaatgtcgttccacttcatgattatgtcccacttgttgttgattcttcacaaaaaaatacagttttatatctttatgtttgaagccagaaatgtggcaaaagttcgcaaagttcaagggggccgaatactttcgcaaggcactgtatatatatatatatatatataagatagaTATTAATACGCACTCCACAATAAGTcaatatctccacctgtacatgatcatctgatcatttatcactccagtgttaatctgcaatattgtaattattcccctacctcctcatgccttttgcacacattgtatatagactcccctttttttctactgtgttattgacttgttaattgtttactccatgtgtaactctgtgttgtctgttcacactgctatgctttatcttggccaggtcgcagttgcaaatgagaacttgttctcaactagcctacctggttaaataaaggtgaaataaaaaaataaaaaaataaaatctagCTAGGGTGTTTAGCAAAGTATATGCCATTGCCAATTAATTGTATTGTTATTTTCATGTCAGTTACCTGAGTGATCTGGACAGAATCACTGCCCCCTCATACCTCCCCACCCTGCAGGACATCCTGAGGGTCAGGGTCCCCACCACAGGCATCATAGAGTACCCCTTTGACCTCAAGACTGTCATCTTCAGGTAAATGTCCATTGGAGTAATGGTGTCAGAGCCTTGTAAATTTGGATCTGTGAAAGCTATGTCATGTAGTTGTCTATGTCCTGTAGAACCCTAGCTTCTACTTATTTAGTCatgttagatcagtgattacTTTGAGGAAGGGTGGAGGAAATGAGGAATGCAAGTATTCCCATGTCAGCATTTCAAATGACACCCTACATGTTGTGCCTTATAGggggaatagagtgtcatttgaCATTTTCCCCATGTTTTCTTGATCAGGCTGGTGGATGTGGGAGGTCAAAGGTCAGAGCGGAGGAAGTGGATCCACTGTTTTGAGAGGGTCACCTCCATCATCTTCCTGGTGGCCCTCAGTGAATACGACCAGGTCCTCTATGAGAGTGCCAACGTGGTGAGGATAAACACTTTGACTCGAAGGGGCCTCTTAAGTCTCACTATTCTACCACTAACAAACAGAAAAGTAGCTGTATCTTCACACAACAGTAGGCGAGTGTCAAAGTTTTGCTCTTTATATGTGATGGAGTGTGGATTTCTTTCCCGTCCAGAATCGACTAGAGGAGAGCAAAGCCCTGTTTACAACCATCATCACATACCCCTGGTTCCAGGAATCCTCCATCATCCTCTTCCTAAACAAAGCTGATCTTCTAGAGGAAAAGATCTACCACTCCAACCTGGCAGACTACTTCCCAGCGTTCACAGGTTAGGACACTAGACTAGTTAGTACACTGGTTAGttatacatgtatgtgtgtataagcTATAGGCTACTCCAACCTTACAGACAACTTCCCTAAGTACTATTGTTAGTCATGCCTTGATATGTGTGTGAATATCATCTATCTGTCGCATTCATAGTTGTGGTTAATTCCATCTAAATTCCAGTGAATTGGAATTCATTCCTAGAAAAAAATAATCCATATTCAAATCAAGCAACAGGAACTGGAATTGACCCCACATCTAACTGGATTATAGGCTGCATGAAATGATTCCTAAGGCTCTAGTTTAACAAACCTAATATGCTGACCACAACGCTCatgcgcatgttgattttgtccacccacaccagacgccatcaggacacgcaggttgaaatatcaaaacaaactctgaaccaactatattcatttggggacaggtcgaaaagcataagcatcgtttctagtaatctctcctcctttaGGCTTCGTCTTCTTCTTTGTACTTtatatatagtggggcaaaaaggtatttagtcagacaccaattgtgcaagttctcctacttaaaaagatgagagaggcctgtaattttcatcataggtacacttcaactatgacagacaaaatgagggaaaaaaatccagaaaatcacattgtaggatttttaatgaatttatttgcaaattatggtggaaaataagtatttggtaacctacaaacaagcaagatttctggctgtcacagacctgtaacttcttctttaagaggctcctctgtcctccactcgttacctgtattaatggcacctgtttgaacttgttatcagtataaaaaacacctgtgtccccctgcttaagccagtacatgtccaggcctgtctgaagtttgctagagagcatttggatgatccagaagaagattgggagaatgtcatatggtcagatgaaaccaaaatagaactttttggtaaaaactcaacttgtcgtgttcggaggacaaagaatgctgagttggatccaaagaacaccatacctactgtgaagcatgggggtggaaacatcatgctttagggctgtttgtctgcaaagggaccaggacgactgatccgtgtaaagaatgaatggggccatgtatcgtgagattttgagtgaaaacctccttccatcagcaagggcattgaagatgaaacgtggctgggtctttcagcatgacaatgatcccaaacacactgcccgggcaacgaaagaATGGCTtcttaagaagcatttcaaggtcctggagtggcctagccagtctccaggtctcaaccccatagaacatctttggagggagttgaaagtccgtgttgcccagcaacagccccaaaacatcactgctctagaggagatctgcatggaggaatgggccaaaataccagcaacagtgtgtgaaaaccttgtgaagacatttgacctctgtcattgccaacaatgggtatataacaaagtattgagataaacttttgttattgaccaaatacttattttccaccataatttgcaaataaattcattaaaaatcctacaatgtgattttctggatttttttccctcattttgtctgtcatagttgaagtgtacctatgatgaaaattacaggtctctctcatctttttaagtgggagaacttgcacaattggtggctgactaaatacatttttgccccactggaTGTGTGGGATCAATATCATGCTAAATGTATTGTGAACACACAGCATGCATTTTGTATTCGTGTATCATGATCTGTACAATTAAgtaccaatccacaaatgtaaatcaccaacccacaaatgtaaatcactgtccacaaatgtaaatcactatCCACAAACAAACACCTTTTGATTTGCATTTGTAAATTGATATATATTGCATTAGATTTGTTTTTATAACAGCAGATAGTCAGGCCATTTCCAAGGGCCTTAAGTAAAATGACTGCCATAAAGATTTGCACATAGGAGAGATATGCGCAAACATGACAGCTTTTGCAAACCTGCAACTCCATATTTGGAAGCGCTTAGGTCACCTGACCTTTGGCAGGGATTTGAtgacaagaaaaatacaaaaagtTCTCACGCGTAGAAAGTGATTTGTAGTCGCAGAAAAAAGGTTATCACATGTAGAAAGCGATGCCTCTCCCGGGGAAACGGTTAGAGGCCTCAGGAATAATTGTTTCTCCTTAATCGTCTGTGCAACATGAGACAGCAGATGGATTATAATCACTAACAATGTATGTCATATCCTTCACATTTAGTGGTGCTATCACACTGGCCAGCTAATTCAACTATTTGGGCGATGAACGGGTGTACACCGCAATAGTGTTGCAAATATAGAGTAATCTAGGGCTAGGATTTTGATTATTTACGTTAGACATACTATGGTTACACATGGTTAACATACtatcatttctgcagcattgaaaggcAGGCATCAACATGGCTGAACGAGAGGCTGCCAGCGATTTATAGGAATCGCTTTCTACAAGTACAAACTTTTTTTCTACGACTAGAATTCACTTTCAACACGTGAGAACTTGTCTTTTTCTCATTGTCAAATCCCTGCCCAAAGTCAGGTGACCTAAGGGCTTCCAAATATGGAGCTGGTTTGCAATATCTGTCATGTTTGCGTGTATCTCTCCCATCTGTAAATCTTTATGGCAGTCATTTTACTTAAAAACTACAACAAAAATACATCGCGAGGATAAAAAAAGACACAGCACATtgctgttgaaccagccttcATTGTAGTAGGCCTAGGGTTAAAGTAGCCTTGAACATATGAATTGGAAAATAAGCAATAGTTAGCAGAAAATTCACTGGTATTCACCAAGGTTCTTATCTCTCATTTCATGATGGGCATGGACACATTGGAGATTTGctatttagtattttattagcaaaagcaacagcaacagctagtcttcctggggtccacatgaaacatgacataatacagaatgacataatacagaacatcaatagtcaagaacaaggacagaactacataaattaaaaaaggcacatgtagcctacatatcagtgcatacacacaaactatctcgGTCAAATAGGGGAGACGTTGTGgcgcgaggtgttgctttatctgttttttgaaaccaggtgtTCTGTTGATTTGAGCAATATGatatggaaggaagttccatgcaataatggctctatataatactgtacgctttcttgaatttgttctggatttggggactgtgaaaagacccctggtggcatgtctggtgggatacgtgtgtgtgtcagagctgtgtgtaaattgactatggaaacaatttgggattttcaacacattaatgtttcttataaaaagaaaaAGTGAtgtagtcagtctctcctcaactcttagccaagagagactggcatgcatagtatttatatcagcgctctgattacaattaagagctaAACGtgtcgctctgttctgggccagctgcagcttaactaggtctttccttgcagcactggaccacacgactggacaataatcaagattagacaaaactagagcctgcagaactttttggaatgtggtgtcaaaaaagcagagcatctctttattacggctaaTCTAAGGTaatgccaagtaatttagtctcctcaacttgttcaagattcagctgaggtctagcacttaaggaatgatttgtaccaaatacaatgctcttagttttggAGATGTTcaagaccagtttattactggccatctattccaaaacagactgcaactctttgttaagggtttcagtgacttcattagctgtggttgctgatgcgtatgtGGTTGAATCATCACCATACATGGctacacatgctttgtttaatgccagtagcaggtcattggtaaaacatagaaaatagtagagggcctagagagctgccctgtagtacaccacactttacatgtttgacattagagaagcttccattaaagaaaaccctttgagttctattagatagatagctctgaatacACAttatatggcagaggttgaaaagccatagcgatacattttttcaacaacaggttatggtcaataatataaaaggctgcactgaaatctaacagtacagttcccacaatcttcttattatcaatttctttcaaccaatcaccaGTCATTTTTGTTAGTGCAGTACATGCTGAATGCCCtcctctataagcatgctgaaagtctgttgttaatttgtttacagagaaatagtaTTGTATTTGGTAAAACAATtgtttccaacagtttgctaagagatGTATTTCCAAGTGGTCTAAAGAGCCAAACAGTTTATCAACAGTCTTGACTACTTGGGGATTGCATTGGGCAGGACAAAAAAACGGCCGTcattgagaggaggggaggctatGTTTGGTTTTTAATCAAACAAAACAGGGACAAAACATATGTTTTTTATGTTTCTAAATACAAAATATACAGGCACCAAAAGCACGTTACTGTTTTTCCATGCGCATATGGGCAGTGTGCATCACGGCTGGGTAGACTCTGTTTTTGGTTTCAAAATGAATGCCGTAACCAACCGCGTTACAGCTAAAACCAACGTTTGGTTGGTCTTAAATATCCCTACCTGCGCTGCCTGAAATTAGCACTTCGGATCATGTTTTTACGGACACATCTGAAATATTTCCACCCCTCCCATCTGAGTGCAAGCGAGCTGATATAAGACAGGTCAATTATCAATCGTTGCGCAACAGTTTGAAAATAGCAGAGCACTGGCTTCAaccaagccagccagccagcaacaGGTTGAAATTTCCAACGAACGTGTGTTTGAACACTAGCGGCGTCTTAATGCCAGATGAAAATCGAGCCCCTAGTGTATTTTACTTACATGATTTTTTTCATACATTTCTTCTTTAAAAGGTCCCCGGAAAGATGCAGAGTCTGCTAAGAAGTTCATCCTGAATATGTACAAAGAGCAACATATGGGGCGTCACAAATCCCTGTACAACCACTTCACCTGTGCAACGGACACAGAAAACATCAGAGTTGTCTTCAAAGCAGTCAAAGACACCATCTTCAGAGAAAACATGACTAAGTACAACCTGGGTTAGGGGTTTAGGACTCGTGTGATTTCAGATCTGTATATGGTGCAATTTCACTTCCGATTTACAGTTTTTTGGTACAGACATTTAAGTAACTGTGGTCTTGAATTATACGCTTTTGTTTACGATAACAAAGCCAGGGATCACAGTCATAGCACCAACAGAAGAATTGTGGACCCTGAATCTCTGCCTGGGGTTCCTGCCATTAAGAGTTCATTGGTTTATATTTGTGTTGTAATGTCATGTGTGTGTTTCATATATATGTGTCATGATTTACACTTTCCTTATTTTTTTAGGTCTTTTTAAAACTTTAAATGAATGATTAACTCTAGTCATTCAAAGGATTCTGGAGCGGTCACTAGTTTGTTGTAgtttgttaatgtgtgtgtgttagcaatAAATCATTCAAATCTACCTTTTGgagagttctgtcatactcatttcagacaggacagagatagaAATAGAGAAATAATGCATGGTTTAATACAGTAATAGTTTATGATAGACTATGTAatataatacagttgaagtcggaagtttacatacatttaggttggagtcattaaaactcgtttttcaaccactccatacatttcttgttaacaaactataattttggcaagttggttaggacatctactttgtgcatgacacatttCTGAGCCCTGCACAAGTCTGGTtcaccacgcagccgtcatacatcTCAGGAagtagacgcgttctgtctcctagagatgaaggtccttcggtgcgaaaagtgcaaatcaatcccagaacaacagcaaaggaccttgtgaagatgctggaggaaacaggtacaaaagtgtatttccacagtaaaacgagtcctatatcaacataacctgaaatgccgctcagcaaggaagaagccactgctccaaaaccgccataaaaaagccagacaacggtttgcaactgcacatagggacaaagatggtacattctggagaaatgtcctctggtctgatgaaacaaaaatagaactgtttggccataatgaccattgttatgtttggtggaaaaatggggaggcttgcaagccgaagaacaccatcccaaccgtgaagcacgagggtggcagcataatgttgtgggggtgctttgctgcaggaggaaccgGTGCACTtttcaaaatagatggcataatgaggcaggaaaattatgtggatatattgaagcaacatctcaagacatcagtcaggaagttaatgcttggtcgcaaatgggtcttccaaatggacaatgaccccaagtatacttccaaagttgtggcaaaatggttatggacaacaaagtcaaggtattggagtggccattacaccagctctgtcaggaggagtgggccaaaattcacccgacttattgtggaaagcttgtggaaggctatctgaagcgtttgacccaagttaagcaatttaaaggctatgctaccaaatgcttattgagtgtatgtaaacttctgacacactgggaatgtgatgaaagaaataaaagctgaaataaatcattctcactactattattctgacatttcacaatcttaaaataaagtggtgatcctaactgacctaagacagggaatctttactaggattaaatgtcaggaattgtgaaaaactgagtttcatgtatttggctaaggtgcatgtaaacttccgacttcaactgcatataATGGAAGGGTTATAATATTGAATATTGCCAGTCACCTCATTATTTACTTTGTGAATAACCCAGATTGTGTGTTAATTAATTACTGTATACAGTACTCCCAGTTCTTTGTCTGACACTCCCTCTTTTGCACACACCCActtgcgtacacacacacacacacacacacacacacacacacacacacacacacacacacacacacacacacacacacacacacacacacacacacacacacacacacacacacacacacacacaggtgtggcGGTGGCAGGACGTTGTGGCAACGAACTTTGTGCCAAACAGGTAAAGCTCCTTTCTCACCCTCTTCCCGTTTAACTGGTGAGACTGAGACCAATAACAGAGGTGAGTGACTAAGCAAACAAACATGCACCCGTCCAAAGAGGATCTCCACAGGGAAAGGTGTTCCAACCATGTAGAAGGAAGGTTTATGGTTTACTAACCAGTGTGTGTGACTATTTAATGCACAGAATATTAGAtagtgttgatttttcagtgtTACATTTCTAGTGTTGAATCAGGTGGTAAATGAACGTTGTAAGTGTTGGTGTAAACAACCAGTATCAAACCAAAACCACGCCCATCaatatcatatttcccagcatgctatATTGAAGGCAGAATTTTTTTATTGCTTATGTCAACAACTacgtttttgcatgtacattgattgattatGCCTctgaaataaactcagcaaaaaaagaaacatcccttcttcaggaccctgtctttcaaaggtattttgtaaaaatccaaataacttcacagatcatcATTGTAAAGgggttaaacactgtttcccatgcttgttcagtgaacaataaacaattaatgaacatgcacctgtggaacggttgttaagaccctaacagatggtaggcaattaaggtcacagttatgaaaacttaggacgctaaaagaggcctttctactgactgaagaACACCAGAAGAAAGATGCCCacggtccctgctcatctgcgttaACGTGCCTTAggaatgctgcaaggaggcatgaggactgcagatgtggccagggcaataaattgcaatgtccatactgcgAGATGCCTTAGACAGCGCTAAAggaagacaggacggacagcggttcgtcctcacagtggcagaccacgtgtaacaacacctgcaaaggatcggtacatccgaacatcacacctgcgggacaggtacaggatggcaacaacaactgcccgagttacaccaggaactcacaatccctccatcagtgctcagactatccacaataggctgagagaggctggactgagggcttgtaggccagacatcaccagcaacaacgttgcCTGTGGGCACAAACTCAccttcgctggaccagacaggactggcaaaaagtgctcttcactgacgagtcgcggttttgtctcaccagggtggatggtcggattcgcgtttatcgtcgaaggaatgagcattacaccgaggcctgtactctggagcgggatcgatttggaagtGGATGGTCCATCacggtctggggcggtgtgtcacagcatcatcggaagcttgttgtcattgcaggcaatctcaatgctgtgcgttacagggaagacatcctcctccctcatgtggtacccttcctgcaggctcatcctgacatgaccctccagcatgacaatgccacaagccatactgctcgttctgtgcgtgatttcctgcaagacaggaatgtcaatgtTCTGCCGTAGCTAGAACATTGCAAGCCtgagacctgttggattggagggtgagggctagggtcattccccccagaaatgtccaggaacttgcaggtgccttggtggaagagtgggtgacatctcacagcaagaactagcaaatctggtgcagtccatgagggggAGATTcaatgcagtacttaatgcagctggtggccacaccagatactgactgttacttttgattttgatcccctCCCCCCCttttttcagggacacattattccatatctgttagtcacatatctgtggaaccttttcagtttatgtctcagttgttgtatcagcatcctggagtcgccagcatcctggagttgcctcttcactgttgacgttgagagtggtgttttgtgggtactatttaatgaagcttccagttgaggacttgtgaggcatctgtttctcaaactagacactaatgtacttgtccactTGCTCAGTTGTGCCCCGGGGCCTCCTACTccactttctattctggttagcgccagtttgctatgttctgtgaagggagtagtacacagctttgtacgagatcttcagtttcttgccaatttctcacttggaatagccttcatttctcagaacaagaatagactgacgaatttcagaagaaagtctttgtttctggccattttgagtctgtaatcgaacccacaaatgcagatgctccagatactcaactagtctaaataatgcacgttttattgcttctttaaatcagaacaacagttttcagctgtgctaacataattgcaaaagggttttctaatgatcaattagccgtttaaaatgataaactctgattagttaacacaacgtgccattggaacccaggagtgatggttgctgataatgggcctctgaacGCCCATGGAGATATTCAATTAAAAATGtgtcatttccagctacaatagttatttacaacattaacaatgtctacactgtatttctgatcaatttgatgttattttaatagacaaaaaatttgcttttctttcaaaaacaagaccCCAAACGTTTGATATGTTAGcgtatgtaaatgtgaaattcctttttttttaatacatttgctaacatttctaaaaaactatttttgctttatcattatggagtattgtgtgtcgattgatgagggggaaaaaacaatttaatcaattttagaataaggatgtaaaaTTCCAGGGGTCTGGAtgctttcctaatgcactgtatattgaATGTCTTGTAAATAGTACTAGCAGGGAATTCATTGTAATTCTACTGTATTCATTAGCTTCCTTTCAACTCATTGTTTCTCTTTTAGCCCTGAGGGATAATAAAACCTCTTTCAGCTGTACAAAATGTTACACATCTCCTCTCAGTTGGCCTCAAATAATAACACTCACACTCACAGCTGCACTGCCAGAGCCAGCTGCTGCACAGAGCTGTAGAAGCAGGTGATTGGCCTTATTTGGAGCTAGCCTGGGTCATGTGACCACAAAATGGTGGAAGCTGTTAGCTTTTTCTAAGCTGAGCATCTCTACCAAGAGcctgggaggaagagagaaaaagtgTGAGATACAGCTGAAATACATCCATGCTCTAagacagagaaggacagagattCCTGTGCCCCAGTAGTGGTGAGTAGATGGATTTAATGTgatgaaaaataaagaaaaaggagaagagagacgcATTTATTTTCTAGAGACAGGAAGAGAtaatggagagggaggggctgcTGTCATCAGCACTGTGGTCCTGTACTGCACTATGTATGAGGTGGCTCAGCATCCTCCCTGGAGTAAAGCAGCTGATGCCGATCTTGTTATACCTATCGTATGCATGcacgcgtgtgtgtctgtgtgtgtgattcagCATCAGCAGAAGCTTATGTAATTCATCATTGCTGTTCAGAAATCAGCTATTCTGATCAGCGTTTTTCTTTTTGTCGTATTTGCTAATGCAATCAGATTTGTCTTCTCCCATCTGAAAAATAAACCAGGATCATTTTAACGTGCGTGAGTGCACGTGTCGGTTGGTTTACTTACATCTGTGCCCAATCTGTGCTCGAGTAAGCGTGTGGACATTTGAGTCAGCAGatgagagacggaggagagagagagagagagagagagagagagagagagagaaggggctgCTGATGCTGTAACAGCCTTACCCTCTtccctccccatccatctctccgcCTCCTGCTAGAATAGATGGATTATTCACAGCGGAGAGATCTGATGACCTTTATCCTCAACACTCCTCcactgccctccctctccctctctccccctctgtggtCATTGAAATCGTCCCGGCAGCAATGATAGAGACACAGTCCTGACAGTGTGCCTGTAGGAAATGGCTTGCATGTGACTGTGTACTGTACAATACTGCCAACTGAGTTCActcatttctgtgtgtgtgtgtgtgtgtgtgtgtatgaacagACTAACACAAAACACAGTCAGGCTCTCACTGGTACGCTGTATTGAGTCCTAGATAAGGGACTGTTGTGTATGATGATTCTCCACAGCAATGTAGAGGTTGAAGGACCACAGTAGGGGGGATTGTGTCTGTGTAACCTGTCAAAGTTCAAATTGTATTCGTCCCTTGTGGTGcgaagcgcacacacacacacacacacacacacacacacacacacacacacacacacacacacacacacacacacacacacacacacacacacacacacacacacacacacacacacacacacacacacacacacacacctgcctctCCTGTGTTTATTGGGTCTGTATTCAGTGTCACTGGTCTGCTATGTGTTGTCTTAATGTCCCCCTGGGTGATGAAGGGATGGACCTGGCGTCTCACAGTAAGACGACCTCCGAGGGGGCCGAGGGCAGACCAGGTGAGCCTCAAACCACCGGCAACTCTGTATGGGATGAGGGGTTGTTATGCCGTCCATTACTCTGCGGCTGCCTACAGAACTAAGCTGTCAGTTAATTAGACACACTCTTCACATTCACATGCAGCACCATGATGAGGTTAGTTACTCACACAGGCATTAACTCATTCATAATACGTACACATAAGCTACTTACAGCTATATCATGTTAAGGACCAACTGTTTTTCATCTTTAGCACAGGTTGGTAGCTTTTAAGAGGACAACTAGCCAAAATGCCATAACCCTACACTCCATGGAGAGTATGGAGCGTCAGCAAATGTTAGAAggcttcatatatatatatatatatatagagcctTCTAACATTTCCActgactcctccccttccctccatctaGCCCCTCCCAATTCGCTGCCCCTGCAGGGTGCTCCAGGTGGCCCGTCCCAGAGGAAGAAGCTCTCCGCCCCATGTATCAGCCTCTCATTGGACCAGAGCGAGGACGACGCCCTAGAGACGCCCGACGACCTTGACATTAACGTGGACGACCTGGACACACCCGATGACGCAGACT belongs to Oncorhynchus keta strain PuntledgeMale-10-30-2019 chromosome 9, Oket_V2, whole genome shotgun sequence and includes:
- the LOC118387859 gene encoding guanine nucleotide-binding protein G(q) subunit alpha-like isoform X2 — protein: MRIIHGTGYSDADKRGFTRLVYQNIVNAVQNMIQAMKTLQIDFKDHQNISHADRLSMVKADLVTILEPWQVDAIRRLWSDQGIQKCYERKREYQLSDSTKYYLSDLDRITAPSYLPTLQDILRVRVPTTGIIEYPFDLKTVIFRLVDVGGQRSERRKWIHCFERVTSIIFLVALSEYDQVLYESANVNRLEESKALFTTIITYPWFQESSIILFLNKADLLEEKIYHSNLADYFPAFTGPRKDAESAKKFILNMYKEQHMGRHKSLYNHFTCATDTENIRVVFKAVKDTIFRENMTKYNLG
- the LOC118387859 gene encoding guanine nucleotide-binding protein subunit alpha-14-like isoform X1, encoding MGECCMSAEDSERLRIHQEIERQLRREKNEFHREKKLLLLGTGESGKSTFIKQMRIIHGTGYSDADKRGFTRLVYQNIVNAVQNMIQAMKTLQIDFKDHQNISHADRLSMVKADLVTILEPWQVDAIRRLWSDQGIQKCYERKREYQLSDSTKYYLSDLDRITAPSYLPTLQDILRVRVPTTGIIEYPFDLKTVIFRLVDVGGQRSERRKWIHCFERVTSIIFLVALSEYDQVLYESANVNRLEESKALFTTIITYPWFQESSIILFLNKADLLEEKIYHSNLADYFPAFTGPRKDAESAKKFILNMYKEQHMGRHKSLYNHFTCATDTENIRVVFKAVKDTIFRENMTKYNLG